In one Sphingobium sp. MI1205 genomic region, the following are encoded:
- a CDS encoding M20/M25/M40 family metallo-hydrolase yields the protein MRLDRRFFLVCSFFFLIPAPAAQGSPAEISSAEIRADIGFLSDDLLEGRDAATRGYDLAARYVAARFEALGLRQAVQDSWYQSVPLVVTQLDQRMTSSLTIGGRRFENGGDVIISAFGREPRQTVEAQAVFVGFGVASVREKIDDYAGLDLKGKFAVALSGAPAGLPSEIAAHLAAEKAAAAQAAGAIGLITIPSESLLTRTPWVRLRDRLTGPIVGWVGADGRSFSRTPGIVATAYATGAAANALLAGSGASLTAIRKQAAKRRPMRGFPLRPTVRLERNAAVSAAASSNVLAMLKGSDPQLEDEYILLMAHLDHLGMRSDAKGLPRICNGAMDNAAGVATMLAVAKAFAQHGRRPRRSILFAAVTAEEDGLIGSQFLAKHPVTPPGGRVVAVINLDMPILTYDFQDLIAFGAEHSTLGPIVQRAAEASGIALSPDPLPDEGLFTRSDHYRFVQEGIPAVFLMTGFDGSGRQEFQKFLKTDYHQPSDRISLPFNWNAAAKFAYVNYAIARDVANADHAPQWYSGDFFGDEFAAEAQKVTKQ from the coding sequence ATGCGCCTCGACCGCCGCTTTTTTCTGGTTTGTTCATTCTTTTTCCTGATCCCCGCCCCTGCAGCGCAGGGTTCGCCCGCCGAAATCTCCTCCGCCGAAATCCGGGCGGATATAGGCTTCCTCTCGGACGATTTGCTGGAAGGCCGGGATGCGGCCACGCGCGGTTATGATCTTGCCGCACGCTATGTTGCCGCACGCTTCGAAGCGCTCGGCCTGCGACAGGCGGTGCAAGATAGCTGGTATCAGTCGGTGCCGCTTGTCGTCACCCAGCTGGACCAGCGGATGACGTCATCGCTCACCATAGGCGGCAGGCGGTTCGAAAATGGCGGCGACGTCATCATCAGCGCCTTTGGCCGGGAGCCTCGTCAGACCGTAGAGGCGCAGGCGGTATTTGTCGGTTTCGGAGTGGCGTCAGTGCGCGAGAAGATCGACGATTATGCGGGTCTCGATCTGAAGGGAAAATTCGCAGTCGCCCTGTCCGGCGCGCCCGCCGGCTTGCCGAGTGAGATCGCCGCGCATCTGGCCGCCGAAAAGGCCGCAGCAGCGCAGGCCGCAGGCGCCATCGGACTCATCACCATCCCCAGCGAAAGTCTCCTGACGCGTACGCCTTGGGTCAGGTTGCGCGACCGCCTCACGGGACCCATCGTCGGCTGGGTGGGAGCAGATGGGCGCAGCTTCAGCCGGACGCCGGGCATCGTCGCGACCGCCTATGCCACCGGCGCCGCCGCCAACGCTTTGCTGGCTGGAAGCGGCGCGTCCCTGACGGCAATCCGCAAGCAGGCGGCAAAGCGCAGGCCCATGCGAGGCTTCCCGCTTCGCCCGACCGTCAGGCTGGAACGTAACGCTGCGGTCAGCGCGGCAGCCAGCTCCAATGTGCTGGCGATGTTGAAGGGATCGGACCCGCAACTGGAGGACGAATATATTCTGCTGATGGCGCATCTCGATCATCTGGGAATGCGCAGCGACGCCAAGGGGCTTCCCAGGATTTGCAATGGCGCAATGGATAATGCAGCTGGCGTCGCGACCATGCTGGCGGTGGCCAAGGCCTTCGCGCAACACGGACGGCGACCGCGCCGATCGATCCTGTTCGCGGCCGTCACCGCCGAGGAGGACGGGCTGATAGGATCGCAGTTCCTGGCGAAACATCCGGTGACACCGCCTGGCGGACGGGTGGTGGCAGTTATCAATCTGGACATGCCCATCCTGACTTATGATTTCCAGGACTTGATCGCATTTGGCGCTGAACATTCAACCTTGGGGCCGATTGTCCAACGGGCGGCAGAGGCGTCGGGCATCGCACTATCGCCTGACCCGTTGCCGGACGAGGGGCTGTTCACCCGGTCGGACCATTATCGCTTCGTCCAGGAAGGTATCCCCGCCGTCTTCCTGATGACCGGCTTTGACGGTTCGGGAAGGCAGGAGTTCCAGAAGTTCCTGAAAACCGATTATCATCAGCCGTCTGACCGGATCAGCCTGCCCTTCAATTGGAACGCCGCGGCCAAGTTCGCATACGTAAATTACGCCATTGCGCGGGACGTCGCCAATGCGGATCATGCGCCCCAATGGTATTCAGGCGATTTTTTCGGGGATGAATTTGCGGCTGAAGCGCAAAAGGTGACGAAACAATGA
- the clpB gene encoding ATP-dependent chaperone ClpB encodes MNLEKFTDRAKGFLQSAQTVAIRMSHQRISPEHLLKALLEDEQGMASGLIKAAGGDAAVALRETDAALAKVPAVSGSGAQQTPGLDNDAVRVLDSAEQVAAKAGDSFVTVERLLLALTLATTTAAGKALNAAGLKAEALNAAINNLRGGRSADTASAEDRYDALKKFARDLTQAARDGKLDPVIGRDEEIRRTIQILARRTKNNPVLIGDPGVGKTAIAEGLALRIANGDVPDTLRDRALMALDMGSLIAGAKYRGEFEERLKGVLDEVKAGEGQIILFIDEMHTLIGAGKSEGAMDAGNLLKPALARGELHCIGATTLDEYRKYVEKDPALQRRFQPIFVGEPTVEDTISILRGLKEKYELHHGVRITDGAIVSAATLSNRYITDRFLPDKAIDLMDEAASRLRMEVESKPEEIETLDRRIIQLKIEREALRKETDKASKDRLEALESDLANLEQQSAELTQRWQAEKDKIAGESKLKEQLDAARVELEQAQRAGDLGKAGELAYGRIPELERKIAEAEGATEGAMLREEVTSEDIAGVVSRWTGIPVDKMMEGEREKLLAMEEELGKRVIGQADAVKAVSTAVRRSRAGLQDPNRPLGSFLFLGPTGVGKTELTKALAGFLFDDDSAMVRIDMSEFMEKHSVARLIGAPPGYVGYEEGGVLTEAVRRRPYQVVLFDEVEKAHSDVFNVLLQVLDDGRLTDGQGRTVDFTNTIIVLTSNLGSQFIAGLADDEPVEKVEDQVMEIVRSHFRPEFLNRLDEVILFHRLGASHMAPIVDIQVGRVQKLLKDRKVVLDLTDGARAWLGRVGYDPVYGARPLKRAVQRYLQDPLADLILRGEVPDGSTVRVDEGDGALKLSVG; translated from the coding sequence ATGAACCTCGAGAAATTCACTGACCGCGCCAAGGGATTCCTCCAGTCGGCGCAAACCGTCGCAATTCGGATGAGCCATCAGCGCATAAGCCCCGAGCATCTGCTGAAGGCGCTGCTGGAAGATGAGCAGGGCATGGCGTCCGGCCTGATCAAGGCCGCAGGCGGTGATGCTGCCGTGGCACTTCGGGAGACCGACGCGGCGCTGGCGAAGGTGCCCGCGGTGTCGGGCAGTGGTGCGCAACAGACGCCGGGACTCGACAATGACGCCGTCCGCGTGCTCGACAGCGCCGAACAGGTTGCCGCCAAGGCGGGCGACAGCTTCGTCACGGTCGAGCGACTGCTGCTGGCCCTGACACTCGCCACCACCACGGCGGCCGGAAAGGCGCTGAATGCAGCTGGCCTGAAGGCCGAGGCGCTCAACGCAGCGATCAACAACCTGCGCGGCGGCCGTTCAGCCGATACGGCGAGCGCGGAAGATCGCTATGACGCGCTGAAGAAATTTGCACGCGACCTCACGCAGGCGGCGAGGGATGGCAAGCTCGACCCGGTGATCGGCCGCGACGAGGAAATCCGGCGTACCATCCAGATCCTGGCACGCCGGACCAAGAACAATCCGGTCCTGATCGGCGACCCCGGCGTCGGCAAGACCGCGATCGCCGAAGGCTTAGCGCTGCGCATCGCCAATGGCGACGTGCCCGATACGCTCAGGGACCGCGCGCTGATGGCGCTCGACATGGGGTCGCTGATCGCTGGCGCCAAATATCGCGGCGAGTTCGAAGAGCGGCTGAAAGGCGTGCTCGACGAGGTGAAGGCTGGTGAAGGCCAGATCATATTATTCATCGACGAAATGCACACGCTGATCGGCGCGGGCAAATCAGAAGGCGCGATGGACGCGGGCAATCTGCTCAAGCCCGCCCTCGCACGCGGCGAATTGCACTGCATCGGCGCGACGACGCTCGACGAATATCGCAAATATGTTGAAAAGGACCCGGCGCTTCAACGGCGTTTCCAGCCCATTTTTGTGGGCGAGCCGACGGTGGAGGACACCATCTCCATCCTGCGCGGGCTCAAGGAGAAATATGAGCTGCACCATGGCGTGCGGATCACCGACGGGGCGATCGTGTCGGCGGCGACGCTTTCGAACCGCTACATTACCGACCGATTCCTGCCCGACAAGGCCATCGACCTGATGGACGAGGCTGCGTCACGCCTGCGCATGGAGGTCGAGTCCAAGCCTGAGGAGATCGAGACGCTCGACCGGCGCATCATCCAGCTGAAAATCGAACGCGAAGCGCTCCGCAAGGAGACCGATAAAGCGTCGAAGGATCGTCTGGAGGCTTTGGAGAGCGATCTTGCCAATCTGGAGCAGCAGTCGGCCGAACTGACACAGCGCTGGCAGGCGGAGAAGGACAAGATTGCTGGCGAGAGCAAGTTGAAGGAGCAGTTGGACGCCGCTCGGGTGGAACTAGAGCAGGCGCAGCGGGCGGGTGACCTCGGCAAGGCTGGTGAGCTGGCCTATGGGCGCATTCCCGAGCTGGAGCGCAAGATCGCGGAGGCGGAAGGCGCGACCGAAGGCGCGATGCTGCGCGAGGAAGTGACGAGCGAAGACATTGCAGGCGTCGTGTCGCGCTGGACGGGCATTCCCGTCGACAAGATGATGGAAGGGGAGCGGGAGAAGCTGCTCGCGATGGAGGAAGAGCTTGGCAAGCGAGTGATCGGACAGGCCGATGCGGTGAAAGCCGTATCGACCGCCGTTCGGCGCTCGCGGGCCGGATTGCAGGATCCCAACCGGCCGCTTGGTTCCTTCCTGTTCCTGGGGCCGACAGGCGTCGGCAAGACCGAATTGACCAAGGCGCTCGCCGGTTTCCTGTTTGACGACGATAGCGCGATGGTGCGCATCGACATGAGCGAGTTCATGGAGAAGCACAGCGTCGCCCGGCTGATCGGCGCGCCTCCCGGCTATGTCGGCTATGAGGAAGGCGGCGTGTTGACCGAGGCGGTGCGGCGGCGGCCCTACCAGGTCGTGCTGTTCGACGAGGTTGAAAAAGCACATAGCGATGTGTTCAACGTGCTGCTGCAAGTGCTGGACGATGGCCGCCTGACCGATGGTCAGGGACGAACCGTCGATTTCACCAACACGATCATCGTGCTGACGTCGAACCTGGGCAGCCAGTTCATTGCCGGGCTGGCCGATGACGAACCGGTAGAGAAGGTCGAGGATCAGGTGATGGAGATCGTCCGGAGCCACTTCAGGCCCGAATTCCTCAACCGGCTGGACGAGGTGATCCTGTTCCACCGTCTGGGCGCGAGCCATATGGCCCCGATCGTCGATATCCAGGTTGGGCGCGTGCAAAAGCTGTTGAAGGATCGCAAGGTCGTGCTGGACCTGACCGATGGCGCGCGGGCGTGGCTGGGGCGGGTAGGCTACGACCCGGTCTATGGCGCGCGGCCATTGAAGCGAGCGGTGCAGCGTTACCTGCAGGATCCACTGGCCGACCTCATCCTGCGCGGCGAAGTTCCCGACGGGTCCACGGTGCGCGTCGATGAGGGCGATGGCGCGCTTAAGCTGAGCGTGGGGTGA
- a CDS encoding TonB-dependent receptor domain-containing protein has product MKKISNNAWLRGSAALQALASASVGFAALAAPAFAQDAPAGTVADEPEATIIVTGSILRQDVNNTPSPVSVLTSESLEQRGIQTTQEALQRISSNNGAALTNSFSANGAFAAGASAVSLRGLTTSSTLVLFDGQRAAYYPLADDATRNFVDLNTIPDDIVDRVEVLRDGASSTYGADAIAGVINVITKKQFKGIGGRVEGGITERGDGENYRISLTAGTGDLGRDGYNIYASGFWYRQNALYNRDRPYPYNSQDLSGICRDGVCGPQVGPNGGSINPSSTGYVGWDDATSSSDRRSFATTFFVAPTDSLSALDDPLGRYQILNPAAGCIAGETPYTLTPAELAQSDGQNTFAPTTVCQGDLVRQYGVISPRIERFGGALKATVAVTDDIEASFTANYLQSKVSYSGEPATIRANGPAGIAFPRFSTYNSGLPNAPGSFALALPVYVCPLVNGLPQPNCDAGNGTLNPNNPFAAQGLQARILGRIPNLTEFNETLSRTYRGAFSIAGPITDSWNFAADIVGMRTDLTRTQTGYVYIQRLLNVVADGSYNFVNPLSNSQATLDYLSPDNITKSSSELYAAQLSFNGTLFELPAGPVQLGFGGQIRLEAINAPSANADYAGPTERYFIINAFGTQGERVVRSGFVELSVPAFEGFEVNASGRYDNYNSGQDAFSPKVGFRYKPIDALTLRGTWSRGFRIPSFAEANALPTTGFVNNTASTFPESYLAQFGCTRATFTSCPTYLSSSSYGQTQLASPDLEPEKSTSWTAGVIFEPIRNVRLSVDYYNIKKKGAIIPAPFGPALAAYYSGQAIPAGYNIIQDSPDPTNPTALPRVAYVQAPLINATTIRSEGLDFGATGRFNFGDVRFTSSLEATYIINLDTTFADGSRESYEGTLGNYSLTAGSGTPEWHGSWTNTLEWGKFTVSATAEFFGGYNLSAEDIEGPGASGGCGLLSPQFVDCDVDDYITVDLATSYKLNDNFTLYLNVLNVFDDLPPIDPVTYGANNYNPVQGGTGIYGRAYRVGVKANF; this is encoded by the coding sequence GTGAAGAAAATCTCGAACAATGCGTGGCTGCGCGGAAGCGCGGCGCTGCAGGCGCTTGCAAGTGCAAGCGTCGGCTTCGCGGCCCTCGCCGCACCTGCCTTCGCGCAGGACGCTCCCGCAGGCACCGTGGCTGATGAGCCCGAGGCCACTATCATCGTCACGGGGTCTATTCTGCGGCAGGACGTGAACAACACGCCTTCGCCCGTATCGGTTCTGACCTCGGAATCACTTGAACAACGCGGTATTCAGACCACTCAGGAAGCGCTGCAGCGCATCTCGTCGAATAACGGCGCGGCGCTGACCAACAGCTTCTCGGCCAACGGCGCCTTCGCGGCCGGTGCATCGGCGGTGTCGCTGCGTGGCCTCACCACCAGTTCGACACTGGTCCTGTTTGACGGCCAGCGCGCCGCCTATTACCCGCTGGCGGATGACGCGACCCGCAATTTCGTCGATCTGAACACGATCCCTGACGACATCGTCGATCGCGTCGAAGTGCTGCGGGACGGCGCGTCTTCCACCTATGGCGCAGACGCCATCGCGGGCGTCATCAACGTCATCACCAAGAAGCAGTTCAAAGGCATCGGCGGCCGCGTCGAAGGCGGCATCACCGAGCGCGGCGACGGCGAAAACTACCGGATCAGCCTGACCGCAGGCACCGGGGACCTCGGCCGCGACGGTTACAATATCTACGCCAGCGGCTTCTGGTATCGCCAGAATGCGCTCTACAATCGCGACCGGCCTTACCCCTATAACTCGCAGGATCTGTCCGGCATCTGCCGTGATGGCGTCTGCGGGCCGCAGGTCGGCCCCAACGGGGGCTCGATTAACCCTTCAAGCACCGGCTATGTTGGCTGGGACGATGCCACCTCGTCGAGTGATCGCCGCTCCTTCGCAACGACGTTCTTCGTCGCTCCGACAGATTCGCTTAGTGCGCTTGATGATCCGCTTGGGCGCTATCAGATTCTCAATCCTGCCGCGGGCTGTATCGCTGGGGAAACCCCTTATACGCTCACCCCGGCTGAGTTGGCCCAGTCGGACGGGCAGAATACATTCGCGCCCACGACTGTTTGTCAAGGCGATCTGGTGCGCCAATATGGCGTCATCTCGCCCCGTATCGAGCGTTTCGGCGGCGCGTTGAAGGCAACCGTCGCCGTCACCGACGATATCGAAGCGTCGTTCACCGCCAACTATCTGCAGAGCAAGGTCAGCTATAGCGGTGAACCGGCAACGATCCGCGCCAACGGGCCGGCCGGTATCGCCTTCCCCCGTTTCAGCACTTATAATAGCGGTTTGCCGAACGCGCCCGGTTCTTTCGCGCTCGCGCTGCCGGTCTATGTCTGCCCGCTCGTCAATGGCCTGCCACAGCCCAACTGTGACGCCGGCAATGGCACGCTCAACCCGAACAATCCCTTCGCCGCGCAAGGCCTGCAGGCCCGCATCCTTGGTCGCATTCCCAACCTGACCGAGTTCAACGAAACGCTGAGCCGTACTTATCGCGGCGCTTTCTCGATCGCGGGGCCGATCACGGACAGCTGGAACTTTGCGGCTGATATCGTCGGCATGCGGACCGATCTCACCCGCACGCAGACCGGCTATGTCTATATCCAGCGGCTGCTGAACGTCGTTGCCGATGGTAGCTATAATTTCGTCAATCCGCTGTCGAATAGCCAGGCGACACTCGATTATCTGTCACCGGATAATATCACCAAGTCGAGTTCCGAACTTTATGCGGCGCAGCTGAGCTTCAACGGCACGCTGTTCGAACTGCCGGCTGGTCCTGTTCAGCTGGGCTTTGGCGGTCAGATCCGTTTGGAAGCGATCAATGCACCTAGCGCCAACGCGGACTATGCGGGGCCCACCGAGCGCTATTTCATCATCAACGCCTTTGGCACTCAGGGCGAACGCGTCGTTAGGTCCGGCTTTGTCGAATTGAGCGTCCCTGCTTTCGAAGGTTTCGAGGTGAACGCTTCGGGCCGCTACGATAATTATAATAGCGGGCAAGACGCCTTCTCGCCGAAGGTCGGTTTCCGTTACAAACCGATTGATGCCCTGACGCTTCGCGGCACCTGGTCGCGCGGCTTCCGTATCCCCAGCTTCGCGGAAGCGAACGCACTGCCCACGACGGGATTCGTGAATAACACGGCATCGACTTTCCCCGAGTCCTATCTTGCCCAATTTGGCTGTACGAGGGCGACCTTTACCAGCTGCCCGACCTATCTCAGCTCCAGCAGCTATGGTCAAACTCAGTTGGCCAGCCCTGATCTGGAACCGGAAAAATCGACCAGCTGGACGGCAGGCGTCATATTCGAGCCGATCCGAAACGTCCGGCTCAGCGTCGATTATTACAACATCAAGAAGAAGGGCGCGATTATCCCAGCGCCGTTCGGGCCGGCATTGGCGGCATATTATTCCGGTCAGGCCATCCCGGCAGGCTACAACATCATCCAGGATTCACCCGATCCGACAAACCCCACGGCTTTGCCGCGCGTCGCCTATGTACAGGCGCCCCTCATCAACGCCACGACGATCCGTTCCGAAGGCTTGGATTTCGGGGCGACGGGCCGGTTCAATTTTGGCGATGTCCGTTTCACCAGCTCGCTGGAAGCTACCTACATCATCAATCTCGACACGACCTTTGCCGACGGAAGCCGGGAAAGCTATGAAGGCACGCTTGGCAACTACAGCCTGACCGCCGGGTCGGGCACGCCCGAATGGCACGGCAGCTGGACCAATACGCTGGAGTGGGGCAAATTCACCGTGTCCGCCACGGCGGAATTCTTTGGCGGCTACAACCTGTCTGCTGAAGATATTGAAGGTCCAGGCGCGTCTGGAGGCTGTGGCCTTCTCTCCCCGCAGTTCGTCGATTGCGATGTTGATGACTATATCACCGTCGATCTTGCCACCAGCTACAAGCTCAATGACAATTTCACGCTCTACTTGAACGTGCTCAATGTCTTTGACGACCTACCGCCGATCGATCCTGTCACCTATGGGGCCAACAATTACAACCCCGTTCAGGGCGGCACCGGCATTTACGGCCGCGCCTACCGCGTGGGCGTAAAAGCCAACTTCTGA
- a CDS encoding DUF2093 domain-containing protein, whose amino-acid sequence MLMSNRDRPARLHYMAYSFRVLQAGDHVICAVTGQKIPLDDLRYWSIARQEAYATAEASVRAELKARGH is encoded by the coding sequence ATGCTGATGTCCAACCGTGACCGCCCGGCCCGGCTGCATTATATGGCCTATAGCTTCCGCGTCCTGCAGGCGGGCGACCATGTTATTTGTGCCGTCACCGGACAGAAGATCCCGCTCGACGATCTTCGTTACTGGAGCATTGCCCGGCAGGAGGCCTATGCCACCGCCGAAGCCTCTGTCCGGGCCGAGTTAAAGGCGCGGGGCCACTAA
- the xseA gene encoding exodeoxyribonuclease VII large subunit, with amino-acid sequence MSPEYEAGFDTSGRLLAEERAGDNAPPLSVSELSAMLKRTVEDRFGHVRLRGEISGFKRAASGHLYLCLKDDNAVIDGVMWKGGAARLPFAPQDGVEVIATGKLTTYPGRSKYQIVIDRMELAGEGALMALLEKLKQKLAAEGLFDRDRKRRLPFLPRTIGVVTSPTGAVIRDILHRLEDRCPTNVLLWPVLVQGQGAAEQVARAVRGFSDMKPGGPLPRPDLVIVARGGGSIEDLWSFNEEIVVRAVAECSIPVISAVGHETDTTLCDHAADMRAPTPTAAAELAVPVRADLMAMLTEQGLRMNRAVRRGAAQARERLDMQVRLMPTPDTLLAPQRQRLDQLSDSLGNCLRHRVADARAHLGQASGALRPALLLQYLSRGKERLDRLRLRPDYLTRVFHAQATAFDSLSRLFVSVNPDLPLQRGFARVMAGDHLVKRVADARAAGAVSLHFADGTIGAVVEGGSPSQPLEKPESQSISASPRAPRNSRQRGESRQQDLFS; translated from the coding sequence ATGTCCCCGGAATATGAAGCTGGTTTCGATACGTCGGGCCGCCTGTTAGCGGAGGAACGGGCGGGGGACAACGCACCGCCGCTTTCGGTGAGCGAATTGTCGGCCATGTTGAAGCGGACGGTCGAGGACCGCTTTGGCCATGTCCGCCTGCGTGGCGAAATATCGGGTTTCAAGCGCGCCGCATCGGGTCATCTTTATCTCTGCCTCAAGGACGATAATGCCGTCATCGACGGCGTGATGTGGAAGGGTGGAGCAGCACGCCTGCCGTTCGCGCCGCAGGACGGGGTCGAGGTGATCGCCACCGGCAAGCTGACGACATATCCGGGGCGCTCCAAATATCAGATCGTCATCGATCGGATGGAGCTTGCGGGCGAAGGCGCGCTGATGGCGCTGCTGGAGAAGCTGAAGCAAAAGCTCGCCGCCGAGGGCCTCTTCGACAGGGATCGGAAACGTCGCCTGCCTTTCCTGCCCCGTACAATCGGCGTCGTCACATCCCCCACCGGCGCGGTCATTCGCGACATCCTGCATCGTCTTGAGGACCGCTGCCCGACAAATGTCCTTCTCTGGCCCGTGCTAGTGCAAGGGCAAGGCGCGGCCGAGCAGGTCGCGCGGGCGGTGCGCGGTTTTTCGGACATGAAGCCCGGCGGCCCGCTGCCTCGGCCCGACCTCGTCATCGTGGCGCGTGGCGGCGGCTCCATCGAGGATCTCTGGAGCTTCAACGAGGAAATCGTGGTCCGTGCCGTGGCGGAGTGTTCAATTCCCGTCATTTCTGCCGTGGGGCATGAGACCGACACAACGCTGTGCGATCATGCCGCCGACATGCGCGCACCGACGCCCACCGCCGCAGCTGAACTGGCCGTGCCGGTCCGGGCCGACCTCATGGCCATGCTGACCGAGCAGGGTTTGCGGATGAACCGCGCCGTGCGACGGGGCGCGGCGCAGGCGCGCGAGCGGCTGGACATGCAGGTCCGTCTGATGCCGACGCCCGACACCTTGCTTGCGCCACAGCGGCAACGGCTCGACCAGCTATCCGATAGCTTGGGCAATTGCCTGCGCCATCGCGTTGCCGACGCCCGTGCGCATCTGGGGCAGGCCAGTGGCGCGCTTCGCCCTGCTCTCCTACTGCAATATCTAAGCCGGGGTAAGGAACGCCTCGACCGCTTGCGCCTGCGCCCGGATTATCTGACCCGCGTTTTTCATGCTCAGGCTACGGCTTTCGATAGCCTTTCGCGCCTCTTTGTTTCGGTCAATCCAGACCTCCCGCTCCAGCGCGGATTTGCGCGGGTGATGGCGGGAGATCACCTCGTCAAAAGGGTTGCCGACGCGCGCGCAGCAGGAGCGGTCTCGCTTCATTTTGCCGACGGTACAATCGGGGCGGTGGTGGAGGGTGGTTCCCCCTCTCAACCTCTTGAGAAGCCGGAAAGCCAATCTATATCCGCTTCACCGCGTGCGCCCCGCAATTCGCGGCAACGCGGGGAAAGCCGGCAACAGGATCTGTTCTCCTGA
- the purD gene encoding phosphoribosylamine--glycine ligase, giving the protein MNILLLGSGGREHALAWKLAQSPTLNALYAAPGNPGIAQHATLVDLDVTDHRAVVDFCLRHSIGLVVIGPEAPLVDGLADNLRVKGYPVFGPGKKAAQLEGSKGFTKDLCKRANIPTAGYERVHSKDGAIAALPDFGLPVVIKADGLAAGKGVIIAETQDEALAALDTMFSGAFGAAGEEVVLEEFMRGEEASFFALTDGNAILPFGSAQDHKRVGDGDTGPNTGGMGAYSPARVLTPELEAEVIEKIIRPTVETLATEGTPYSGVLYAGLMLTEEGPKLIEYNARFGDPECQVLMMRFDGDLVELLLAVAQGTLAEQGPVKLADRTALTVVMAASGYPGTPEKGGVIAGIETAEADGARVFHAGTAEKHGKLVANGGRVLNVTATGDSVGAAQAAAYRAVDAIDFPTGFCRRDIGWREIEREAR; this is encoded by the coding sequence ATGAACATCCTTCTGTTGGGCAGCGGCGGTCGCGAACATGCTCTGGCGTGGAAGCTGGCGCAATCGCCAACTCTCAATGCCCTTTATGCAGCGCCCGGCAACCCCGGCATAGCCCAGCATGCGACATTGGTCGATCTGGATGTCACGGATCATCGCGCAGTTGTCGACTTCTGCCTGCGCCATTCGATCGGGCTGGTGGTGATCGGACCGGAAGCCCCCTTGGTCGATGGCCTCGCCGACAATCTTCGGGTCAAGGGATATCCGGTATTCGGTCCGGGGAAGAAGGCCGCCCAGCTTGAAGGGTCGAAAGGCTTCACCAAGGACCTGTGCAAACGGGCCAACATCCCCACCGCCGGTTATGAACGCGTCCACAGCAAGGATGGCGCCATCGCCGCGCTGCCCGATTTCGGACTCCCGGTAGTGATCAAGGCGGATGGCCTGGCTGCAGGTAAGGGCGTCATCATCGCGGAGACGCAGGATGAGGCGCTCGCCGCGCTGGACACGATGTTTTCCGGCGCGTTCGGCGCAGCGGGCGAAGAAGTGGTGCTTGAGGAGTTCATGCGCGGGGAGGAAGCAAGCTTCTTCGCTCTCACCGACGGCAACGCCATCCTGCCGTTCGGTTCGGCGCAGGATCACAAGCGGGTCGGCGATGGCGATACCGGCCCTAATACCGGCGGCATGGGAGCCTATAGCCCGGCACGGGTGCTGACCCCCGAGTTGGAAGCCGAAGTCATCGAGAAGATCATCCGTCCGACGGTCGAGACGCTGGCGACTGAGGGAACGCCCTATTCGGGAGTGCTCTACGCCGGATTGATGCTGACGGAAGAAGGTCCCAAGCTGATCGAGTATAATGCGCGCTTCGGCGACCCGGAATGCCAAGTGCTGATGATGCGTTTTGACGGCGACCTGGTCGAACTACTACTCGCGGTTGCTCAAGGAACGCTGGCGGAACAGGGGCCGGTGAAACTCGCCGACCGCACGGCGCTGACGGTCGTGATGGCGGCGAGCGGCTATCCCGGCACGCCGGAAAAGGGCGGCGTGATCGCGGGCATTGAAACGGCCGAAGCGGACGGCGCGCGCGTCTTTCATGCCGGCACAGCCGAGAAGCACGGCAAGCTGGTCGCCAACGGCGGTCGCGTTCTGAACGTCACGGCAACGGGAGACAGCGTCGGCGCGGCGCAGGCGGCAGCCTATCGGGCGGTGGATGCGATCGACTTCCCAACCGGTTTCTGCCGCAGGGATATTGGCTGGCGCGAGATAGAGCGCGAAGCACGCTGA